One genomic segment of Stenotrophomonas sp. 704A1 includes these proteins:
- a CDS encoding class I SAM-dependent methyltransferase: protein MTASDSTERFSSRVADYVRYRPDYPPALLDWLHGPMGVSHQALVADIGAGTGISSRQFLASGHPLVAVEPNAAMRAAAEQWLAPQYPDFSAVDGRAEATGLADASIDLVSAAQAFHWFDTVAVRAEWQRILRPGGQALVYWNSRLLDASPFLVGYEQLLLEYGTDYSAVAERYQDDATMQAWFGPGLRGMVELPNVQHLDLDALRGRLLSSSYAPQPGHPRHTPMIDALQDLFAAHAVDGQVAFEYRTRAFLGTLD, encoded by the coding sequence ATGACCGCCTCCGACAGCACTGAACGCTTCAGCAGCCGAGTGGCCGACTACGTCCGCTACCGGCCCGATTACCCGCCCGCCCTGCTGGACTGGCTGCACGGCCCGATGGGTGTCAGCCACCAGGCGCTGGTGGCCGACATCGGCGCTGGCACCGGCATCTCCAGCCGCCAGTTTCTCGCCAGCGGTCATCCGCTGGTGGCGGTCGAGCCGAATGCCGCCATGCGCGCCGCCGCCGAACAGTGGCTGGCGCCGCAGTATCCGGACTTTTCCGCTGTCGACGGCCGCGCCGAAGCCACCGGTCTGGCCGATGCCAGCATCGATCTGGTCAGCGCCGCGCAGGCCTTCCACTGGTTCGACACCGTGGCGGTGCGCGCCGAGTGGCAGCGCATCCTGCGCCCCGGTGGCCAGGCATTGGTCTACTGGAATTCGCGCCTGCTCGACGCCAGCCCGTTCCTGGTCGGCTACGAACAGCTGCTGCTGGAGTACGGCACCGACTACTCCGCCGTGGCCGAGCGCTACCAGGACGATGCCACCATGCAGGCCTGGTTCGGCCCCGGCCTGCGCGGCATGGTGGAGCTGCCGAACGTACAGCATCTGGACCTCGATGCCCTGCGCGGGCGCCTGCTGTCCTCCTCCTATGCACCCCAACCCGGTCATCCGCGCCACACGCCGATGATCGATGCACTGCAGGACCTGTTCGCCGCCCACGCGGTCGACGGCCAGGTCGCTTTTGAAT
- a CDS encoding DUF4190 domain-containing protein, translated as MSVAPRQTSALAVVSLVMGIASWTVLPFVASIVAIITGHMARAEIRRRPHELEGDGLAVTGLVLGWLNVAMVVLGILAFILFFGGLAWLAATAN; from the coding sequence ATGAGCGTGGCACCCCGACAGACAAGCGCCCTGGCCGTGGTCAGCCTGGTCATGGGCATCGCCAGCTGGACCGTCCTGCCCTTCGTGGCCAGCATCGTGGCCATCATCACCGGCCACATGGCGCGCGCCGAGATCCGCCGCCGCCCGCATGAACTGGAAGGCGATGGCCTGGCCGTGACCGGGTTGGTGCTGGGCTGGTTGAACGTGGCGATGGTGGTGCTGGGCATCCTCGCCTTCATCCTGTTCTTCGGCGGCCTGGCCTGGCTGGCGGCGACGGCGAACTGA
- a CDS encoding SDR family NAD(P)-dependent oxidoreductase has product MNTAGNAAEHGSALQGGKPVIDFTGRRVLIAGGSKGIGREMALAFAGAGAQVSVCARGQAGLDALRADALAQGLQLHTVSADLADPGQIQAWLLASADALGGIDVLVNNATGYGMADDEDGWAASLQIDLMAAVRASRLALPWLRASDDACILNLSSIAAQQPRPGGAPYAAAKAALSHYTTSQALALAKDRIRVNAIAPGSIEFEDGLWDRRRSEDPALYHGTLAKIPFGRFGHPREIADAALFLCSPLARWVTGSVLNVDGGQVLMG; this is encoded by the coding sequence ATGAACACCGCAGGAAATGCAGCCGAGCATGGCTCGGCTCTACAAGGTGGCAAGCCGGTGATTGATTTCACCGGCCGCCGCGTGCTGATTGCAGGTGGCAGCAAGGGCATCGGTCGTGAAATGGCGCTGGCCTTCGCTGGCGCCGGAGCGCAGGTCTCGGTCTGCGCGCGCGGCCAGGCCGGCCTGGATGCCCTGCGTGCCGATGCACTGGCGCAGGGCTTGCAACTGCACACGGTTTCCGCCGATCTGGCCGATCCCGGCCAGATCCAGGCCTGGCTGCTGGCGAGCGCCGATGCGCTCGGCGGCATCGACGTGCTGGTCAACAATGCCACCGGCTATGGCATGGCTGACGATGAAGACGGCTGGGCCGCCAGTCTGCAGATCGACCTGATGGCGGCCGTGCGGGCCTCGCGCCTGGCCCTGCCGTGGCTGCGCGCGTCTGATGATGCCTGCATCCTCAATCTGTCCTCGATCGCCGCGCAGCAGCCGCGTCCCGGTGGCGCGCCCTACGCCGCCGCCAAGGCCGCGCTGTCGCACTACACCACCTCGCAGGCCCTGGCCCTGGCCAAGGACCGGATCCGGGTCAATGCGATCGCGCCGGGTTCGATCGAGTTCGAAGACGGCCTGTGGGACCGCCGCCGCAGCGAAGACCCGGCGCTGTACCACGGCACCCTGGCGAAGATTCCGTTCGGCCGCTTCGGCCACCCGCGCGAGATCGCCGATGCCGCCCTGTTCCTGTGCTCGCCGCTGGCGCGCTGGGTCACCGGCAGCGTGCTCAATGTGGATGGTGGCCAGGTGTTGATGGGCTGA
- the amaB gene encoding L-piperidine-6-carboxylate dehydrogenase encodes MSSELLKSLGLDAINAGTYLGNGEWSSATGGELITPVNPTTGEPIAQVRATTEAEYETVIARAQEAFKVWRTTPAPRRGEAVRLCGEALRAHKDALGSLVALEMGKSKPEGDGEVQEMIDIADFAVGQSRMLYGYTMHSERPGHRMYEQYHPLGLVGIISAFNFPVAVWSWNAFLAAICGDVCIWKPSNKTPLTAIASMRICNQALREAGFPDIFFLVNDAGTALSERLVDDRRVPLISFTGSTQVGRTVNEKVARRLGRCLLELGGNNAIILDETADLKLAVPGIVFGAVGTAGQRCTTTRRLIVHRSIYADVLATLVKAYKQVEGKIGDPTDAANLMGPLNSDGAVQQFLDAIAQAKAAGGTVETGGTRIDRAGNFVLPAIVSGLKNSDAVVQHETFAPILYVMPYDTLDEAIDMQNGVPQGLSSSIFTANLKTAEKFLSAAGSDCGIANINIGTSGAEIGGAFGGEKDTGGGRESGSDAWKVYMRRQTNTINYSDSLPLAQGIKFDL; translated from the coding sequence ATGTCTTCCGAGCTGCTCAAGTCCCTTGGCCTGGACGCGATCAACGCTGGCACCTACCTGGGCAACGGGGAGTGGTCGAGCGCGACCGGCGGTGAGCTGATCACCCCGGTCAACCCGACCACCGGCGAGCCGATTGCGCAGGTCCGCGCGACCACCGAAGCGGAGTACGAGACCGTCATCGCGCGCGCCCAGGAAGCCTTCAAGGTCTGGCGCACCACGCCGGCGCCGCGCCGCGGTGAAGCCGTGCGCCTGTGCGGCGAAGCACTGCGTGCGCACAAGGACGCGCTCGGTTCGCTGGTCGCGCTGGAAATGGGCAAGAGCAAGCCGGAAGGCGACGGCGAGGTGCAGGAGATGATCGACATCGCCGACTTCGCCGTGGGCCAGAGCCGCATGCTGTACGGCTACACCATGCATTCGGAGCGCCCGGGCCACCGCATGTACGAGCAGTACCACCCGCTGGGCCTGGTCGGCATCATCTCGGCCTTCAACTTCCCGGTGGCGGTGTGGAGCTGGAATGCGTTCCTGGCCGCCATCTGCGGCGACGTGTGCATCTGGAAGCCGTCCAACAAGACCCCGCTGACCGCCATCGCGTCCATGCGCATCTGCAACCAGGCGCTGCGCGAAGCCGGTTTCCCGGACATCTTCTTCCTGGTCAACGATGCCGGCACCGCACTTTCGGAGCGGCTGGTCGACGACCGCCGCGTGCCGCTGATCAGCTTCACCGGCTCGACCCAGGTCGGCCGTACCGTCAACGAAAAGGTGGCACGCCGCCTCGGCCGCTGCCTGCTGGAGCTGGGTGGCAACAACGCCATCATCCTCGACGAAACCGCCGACCTGAAGCTGGCCGTGCCGGGCATCGTGTTCGGTGCGGTCGGCACCGCCGGCCAGCGCTGCACCACGACCCGCCGCCTGATCGTGCACCGCTCGATCTACGCCGATGTGCTGGCCACCCTGGTCAAGGCCTACAAGCAGGTCGAAGGCAAGATCGGCGATCCGACCGATGCCGCCAACCTGATGGGCCCGCTGAACAGCGATGGCGCCGTGCAGCAGTTCCTCGACGCCATCGCCCAGGCCAAGGCCGCCGGCGGCACCGTTGAAACCGGTGGCACCCGCATCGACCGGGCCGGCAATTTCGTGCTGCCGGCGATCGTCTCCGGCCTGAAGAACAGCGACGCGGTGGTGCAGCACGAAACCTTCGCGCCGATCCTGTACGTGATGCCGTATGACACCCTCGATGAAGCCATCGACATGCAGAACGGCGTGCCGCAGGGGCTGTCCTCGTCCATCTTCACCGCCAACCTGAAGACCGCCGAGAAGTTCCTGTCGGCCGCCGGTAGTGACTGCGGCATCGCCAACATCAACATCGGCACGTCCGGTGCGGAGATCGGCGGCGCCTTCGGTGGCGAGAAGGACACCGGCGGCGGCCGTGAGTCCGGTTCGGATGCCTGGAAGGTCTACATGCGCCGCCAGACCAACACCATCAACTATTCGGATTCGCTGCCGCTGGCCCAGGGCATCAAGTTCGACCTGTAA